A window of Ptychodera flava strain L36383 chromosome 1, AS_Pfla_20210202, whole genome shotgun sequence contains these coding sequences:
- the LOC139136636 gene encoding cytochrome P450 4F4-like, with the protein MISIVKSMFEFVFSFDFRPFLTHRYLLLAFTSYLVLRVAFKIYQLFQTKWKAERELSCFPSFDRHWLFGNLLKLRNNESSMQEAGRRSAEGSPVTVIWLGPFISRVAVNHPLTVKAVLTTTEPKDELFYSMLKPWLGDGLLISTGQKWFRNRRLLTPGFHFDILRPYVQIYNECAQTMLDKWSNLCEISADGSRVLEMFENISLMTLDSLLKCIFSQESNCQRDKNQNPYIRGVYALSYLIAERIRLLPYHSNVIFHLSPMGYKYRKALKAVHDYSKRVIQERKEALENEDKEKETPRRKYIDFLDILLRAKDEDGHGLSDQEIQDEVDTFMFEGHDTTASGISWCLYNLAINPEHQQKCREEIDGVLMGKEKKEIEWDDLGSLPYTTMSIKESLRLRPPVPVIARDLKSPLVLHDGRVIPKGNVVIVAIHALHHNSEVWPEPTKYDPSRFLPENSKDRSPYAFVPFSAGPRNCIGQNFAMNEMKVAIASILSRFELFPVEDKIPKRTNNLVLRSSNGIHLRIEPRRR; encoded by the exons ATGATTTCCATCGTGAAGtctatgtttgaatttgtattcTCGTTCGATTTTCGACCATTTCTCACCCACCGATATCTCTTGCTCGCGTTCACCTCTTACCTCGTTCTCCGTGTGGCGTTTAAGATATACCAACTATTTCAGACGAAATGGAAGGCAGAGAGAGAACTTTCTTGCTTTCCAAGCTTTGACAGACATTGGCTCTTCGGAAATTTATTAAAG ttGCGAAATAATGAAAGCTCCATGCAAGAGGCAGGCCGTCGTTCAGCCGAAGGAAGCCCTGTGACGGTAATTTGGCTCGGTCCATTCATATCACGTGTAGCTGTCAATCATCCACTGACTGTGAAAGCTGTTTTAACGACAACAG AGCCCAAAGACGAACTATTCTACAGTATGTTGAAGCCATGGCTTGGTGACGGATTGTTAATCAGCACTGGTCAGAAATGGTTTCGTAATCGAAGACTGTTGACGCCAGGCTTCCATTTTGACATACTCAGACCGTACGTGCAAATCTACAACGAGTGCGCCCAAACCATGCTG GATAAGTGGTCCAATCTTTGTGAAATCAGCGCAGATGGCAGTCGTGTTCTTGAGATGTTTGAGAATATCAGCCTGATGACACTGGACAGCTTATTGAAATGCATCTTCAGCCAGGAAAGCAACTGTCAACGCGACAA GAATCAGAATCCTTACATCCGGGGAGTTTATGCGCTCTCCTACCTGATCGCAGAGCGCATCAGACTTTTACCCTATCATAGTAACGTCATCTTCCATTTGTCGCCGATGGGATACAAGTACCGGAAAGCGTTGAAAGCAGTGCATGACTATTCCAAACGTGTGATTCAAGAACGGAAGGAGGCGCTGGAAAATGAAGACAAGGAGAAAGAGACAccacgacgaaaatacatcgaCTTCTTAGATATTCTTCTTCGAGCCAAG GACGAAGACGGACATGGGCTGAGCGATCAAGAAATCCAGGATGAAGTGGACACGTTTATGTTTGAAGGTCACGACACAACGGCCAGTGGCATATCTTGGTGTCTGTACAACTTGGCGATCAACCCTGAACACCAACAGAAATGCAGAGAAGAAATTGACGGTGTCTTGATGGgcaaagagaaaaaagaaatagaATG GGATGACCTGGGATCGCTACCGTACACGACAATGAGTATCAAAGAAAGCCTTAGACTGCGGCCACCTGTGCCGGTCATCGCTCGTGATTTAAAATCTCCACTGGTTCTTCATGACGGCAGGGTTATTCCAAAAG GTAACGTGGTCATCGTTGCCATCCATGCACTGCATCACAACTCCGAAGTGTGGCCGGAGCCAACGAAATATGATCCGTCGAGGTTCCTTCCAGAAAACAGCAAAGACAGATCACCTTATGCGTTTGTACCTTTCTCAGCAGGGCCTAG AAACTGCATCGGCCAGAACTTTGCCATGAATGAGATGAAAGTCGCCATAGCAAGCATATTGAGCCGATTCGAGCTATTTCCGGTTGAAGACAAGATCCCGAAAAGGACCAACAACTTAGTTCTGAGATCATCCAACGGAATTCATCTTCGAATTGAACCAAGACGACGATAG